A single Brachionichthys hirsutus isolate HB-005 chromosome 17, CSIRO-AGI_Bhir_v1, whole genome shotgun sequence DNA region contains:
- the LOC137906589 gene encoding recombining binding protein suppressor of hairless-like: MAPVVTGKFDERPQPQRLTREAMRSYLKGKDDQTVLILHAKVAQKSYGNEKRFFCPPPCVYLMGSGWQKKLETMEKEGCTEQEAQPCAFIGIGNSEQEMQQLNLEGKHFCAAKTLYISDSDKRKHFMLTVKMLYGNSASIGLFLSKRIKVISKPSKKKQSLKNADLCIASGTKVALFNRLRSQTVSTRYLHVEGGNFLASSQQWGAFYIHLLDDDESEGEEFAVRDGYIHYGHTVKLVCSVTGMALPRLVIRKVDKQATLLDADDPVSQLHKCCFYLKDTDRMYLCLSQERIIQFQAPPFSKETNKQIINDGASWTIISTDKAEYTFYEGMGPVHSPVTPVPVVETLQLNGGGDVAMLELTGQNFTPNLRVWFGDVEADTMYRCGESVLCVVPDISVFREGWRWVRQPVQVPVTLVRNDGIIYSTALTFTYTPEPGPRPHCSATGTILRSHSTCSSSSLGGLVDSHGVYNGTDSGVSVPS, encoded by the exons ATGGCGCCCGTTGTTACGGG GAAGTTCGATGAGCGGCCTCAGCCTCAGCGCTTGAcaag GGAGGCTATGAGGAGTTACTTGAAAGGGAAGGACGATCAAACGGTGCTTATACTCCATGCAAAGGTTGCGCAGAAGTCATACGGCAATGAGAAAAG GTTTTTCTGCCCTCCACCGTGTGTGTATCTGATGGGCAGTGGCTGGCAGAAGAAACTGGAGACGATGGAGAAGGAGGGCTGCACAGAGCAGGAGGCTCAGCCGTGTGCCTTTATCGGAATCGGCAACAGTGAGCAGGAGATGCAACAACTCAATTTGGAGGGAAAG CACTTCTGCGCAGCGAAGACACTGTATATCAGCGACTCAGACAAAAGGAAGCACTTCATGCTGACTGTGAAGATGTTGTACGGGAACAGCGCCAGCATAGGACTCTTCCTCAGCAAGAGGATCAAGGTTATCTCCAAGCCCTCCAAGAAGAAGCAATCCTTGAAAAATGCAGATT tgTGCATAGCTTCAGGGACTAAGGTGGCGTTGTTTAATCGTCTGCGTTCCCAGACAGTGAGTACCAGGTATCTTCATGTGGAGGGGGGGAACTTTCTTGCCAGCTCCCAACAGTGGGGGGCCTTCTACATCCACCTCT tgGATGATGACGAGTCTGAAGGGGAGGAGTTTGCTGTGAGAGATGGCTACATCCATTATGGCCATACAGTTAAACTGGTCTGTTCTGTTACTGGCATGGCCCTGCCAAGACTG GTCATCCGCAAAGTAGATAAGCAGGCTACGTTGCTGGATGCAGACGACCCGGTGTCCCAGCTTCACAAGTGTTGCTTCTACCTGAAAGATACAGACAGGATGTATCTCTGTCTGTCGCAGGAAAGGATCATCCAGTTCCAG GCCCCACCATTTTCCAAAGAGACTAACAAGCAGATTATTAATGATGGGGCTTCTTGGACAATCATCAGCACTGACAAGGCAGAATACACCTTTTACGAGGGTATGGGTCCTGTCCACTCGCCTGTCACACCTGTGCCTGTGGTGGAAACTCTGCAG CTAAATGGTGGAGGAGACGTGGCAATGCTGGAGCTGACTGGACAAAACTTCACCCCGAACCTCAGAGTGTGGTTTGGGGATGTGGAGGCGGACACCATGTACAG GTGTGGAGAGAGTGTCCTCTGCGTGGTGCCAGACATCTCTGTCTTCAGGGAGGGCTGGCGTTGGGTGCGGCAGCCGGTGCAGGTTCCCGTCACCCTGGTTCGCAATGATGGAATTATTTACTCCACCGCGCTTACCTTCACCTACACCCCTGAGCCGGGGCCTCGACCCCACTGCAGCGCCACCGGGACCATTCTGCGGTCGCACAGCACCTGCTCGTCATCGTCTCTGGGGGGACTTGTAGACAGCCACGGTGTTTACAATGGTACTGACTCAGGCGTGTCTGTGCCATCATAG
- the LOC137906469 gene encoding stromal interaction molecule 2-like, whose product MAVSPPCTSEADRYSLEALRSIHQMMDDDQDGGIEVEESVEFIIEDMKQQQTNKHSNLHREDQHITVEELWRGWKSSEVHNWTQDSVLRWLKEFVELPQYEKNFKDFKVNGNTLPRIAANEPSFLSVHLRVQDQRDKQKLNIKALDVVLFGPPTRPPHNYLKDLLLIVSVVMGVGGCWFAQAQNKTSKVHIAKMMKDLESLQGAEQSLIDLQEQLERAQEEKRNVAEEKQNLEDKMRDEIMGAQEEANRLHRLRQGAVSELSRLRYAEEELEQVLGALKQAEKDMYASWTVSEALQQWLQLTHEVEVQYYNVKKQSAVLQLACAKEEAERIKKKRSSVLGTLHVAHSSSLDQVDHKILEAKNALSEVTACLRERLHRWQQIERLCGFPVIRNPGLAKLTAQLYSESLGLPRLPQPSCSCHSSVHGSREDLLEESPAVPQMPVPSMTRSPRTKGSTICRTRHPGIIAQPQTCMISPDPDLLIPIRAPYRRFDEEEGRFLKTLKKQDSGEKFSDSEYKTFPPHSKLFPCSAVDISSSKLCHDDAELLSDSSMTTILFKDAETVVESPVRKSYVQELEASTDVSFRKIPKHKMSDLESPSTKISKEESLIEATSRKISKEKSEIPVNLTIRKGLSNEMDAECPAWKVERDKIGDFMDSASRNVYRERSDLPLDARKPFWDEIEKPTDVSSRKLSADMMGVSIDSATRTTIRDDADRPYDSVSKRISRDSMGVSLDTSSRKLPWNKGDGQLDSPMRALTTDQMVGSTITAARKPSRDELDHCSDNASMRMVPTEKSEAFLDYPSSTEKQDFGLQPSTSRKILKDELEMSSGSLKRRTPRMPRDDHEMDNPTGKISWTRADPSMEVPAQSLSREDLRASDSSLFFNQSGQPDLMITSLGPWKSSSDLFPIDPLSKLVYDGILEKSCNAMAASLTGISASAPNFPPGRLLEEVEPPRATLPSPASSCEGHKDKEKSKKSLRLKNLFKKKNESSPEKPHSGLQKL is encoded by the exons ATGGCGGTGTCTCCACCATGTACGAGCGAGGCGGACCGCTACAGCCTAGAGGCCCTGCGGAGCATCCATCAGATGATGGACGATGACCAAGATGGTGGGATTGAGGTGGAGGAGAGTGTAGAG TTCATCATTGAAGACATGAAACAACAACAGACCAACAAACACAGCAACCTGCACAGAGAGGATCAGCACATCACAGTTGAGGAGCTGTGGAGAGGCTGGAAATCATCTGAag TACATAATTGGACTCAGGATTCCGTGCTCCGCTGGCTGAAGGAGTTTGTCGAGTTGCCTCAGTATGAGAAAAATTTTAAAGATTTTAAGGTCAACGGAAACACACTCCCAAG GATTGCAGCTAATGAGCCTTCATTTCTGAGTGTCCATCTGAGGGTTCAGGACCAGAGAGACAAGCAGAAGCTCAACATCAAAGCTCTGGATGTCGTTCTGTTTGGACCGCCTACAC GTCCCCCACATAACTATTTGAAGGACCTACTGCTAATTGTATCAGTGGTGATGGGAGTGGGAGGCTGCTGGTTTGCCCAGGCCCAGAACAAAACCAGTAAAGTCCATATAGCCAAGATGATGAAAGACTTGGAAAGTCTGCAGGGGGCTGAACAGAGCCTCATTGATCTGCAAGAGCA ACTGGAGCGAGCCCAGGAAGAAAAACGTAATGTTGCAGAGGAGAAACAGAATCTCGAGGATAAAATGAGAGATGAGATCATGGGGGCACAGGAGGAGGCGAACCGTCTGCACAGACTGAGGCAGGGGGCTGTCAGTGAGCTCAGCCGCCTTCGCTATGCAGAAGAGGAGTTGGAGCAG GTCTTGGGAGCGCTGAAGCAGGCGGAAAAGGATATGTATGCTAGCTGGACAGTCTCAGAGGCCCTCCAGCAATGGCTACAGCTAACACACGAGGTGGAGGTCCAGTACTACAATGTCAAGAAGCAGAGTGCTGTACTGCAGCTCGCCTGTGCCAAAGAAGAG GCAGAGAGgataaagaagaagagaagtTCTGTGCTCGGGACGCTCCATGTTGCTCACAGCTCATCATTAGACCAAGTTGACCACAAGATCCTGGAGGCAAA GAATGCCTTGTCTGAGGTAACAGCCTGCCTACGGGAGCGGCTTCATCGCTGGCAGCAAATCGAACGCCTCTGTGGCTTCCCCGTAATTAGAAATCCAGGCCTGGCGAAACTTACTGCTCAGCTCTACTCAGAATCTCTTGGGTTGCCCCGATTGCCCCAGCCATCTTGCTCATGTCATAGTTCAGTCCATGGATCTCGAGAGGATTTGCTAGAAGAATCTCCAGCCGTACCTCAGATGCCAG TTCCATCCATGACACGTTCTCCTCGAACGAAGGGATCCACGATATGTCGAACTCGTCATCCTGGCATCATCGCTCAGCCACAGACTTGCATGATCTCACCGGACCCTGACCTCCTTATCCCCATTCGTGCCCCATACCGGCGCTTTGACGAGGAAGAAGGGCGCTTCTTGAAAACGCTAAAGAAGCA AGACTCCGGAGAGAAgttttcagattcagaatataAGACATTCCCTCCTCACAGCAAACTATTCCCCTGTTCCGCTGTCGACATATCCTCTTCAAAGTTATGCCATGATGATGCTGAGCTGCTTTCAGACAGCTCCATGACAACGATTTTGTTTAAAGATGCAGAAACTGTTGTTGAATCTCCTGTTCGCAAAAGTTATGTCCAAGAGCTTGAAGCTTCTACAGATGTTTCTTTCAGGAAGAtaccaaaacacaaaatgtcagATTTGGAATCCCCCTCTACGAAGATATCCAAAGAAGAGTCTCTCATTGAGGCTACATCCAGGAAGATATCCAAGGAGAAAAGTGAAATTCCCGTGAATCTCACAATCAGGAAAGGGCTATCCAATGAGATGGATGCAGAATGTCCTGCTTGGAAAGTGGAACGAGATAAAATAGGGGACTTTATGGACTCTGCTTCTAGAAATGTATACAGGGAAAGAAGTGATTTACCTCTGGATGCAAGGAAACCTTTTTGGGATGAAATAGAAAAACCAACAGATGTATCATCCAGAAAGTTATCAGCAGACATGATGGGAGTCTCAATAGACAGTGCCACAAGAACGACGATACGAGATGATGCCGATCGTCCATATGATTCAGTATCAAAAAGAATTTCAAGAGATTCAATGGGAGTATCTCTTGACACAAGTTCTAGAAAGCTCCCATGGAATAAAGGAGACGGCCAGCTTGATTCGCCTATGAGGGCCTTAACAACAGATCAAATGGTTGGGAGCACGATAACAGCAGCAAGGAAGCCATCTAGAGATGAGCTGGATCATTGTTCAGATAATGCATCGATGAGGATGGTACCCACAGAGAAATCTGAAGCCTTTCTGGATTACCCGTCCTCTACAGAGAAGCAAGATTTTGGTTTACAACCATCGACGAGTAGAAAGATACTTAAGGATGAACTTGAGATGTCCTCTGGCTCTTTAAAAAGAAGAACACCAAGAATGCCAAGAGATGACCATGAGATGGATAATCCAACAGGAAAAATATCTTGGACGAGAGCTGATCCTTCAATGGAAGTCCCTGCACAGTCATTGTCTAGGGAGGATTTGAGGGCCTCTGATtcaagtttgttttttaatcaaagtGGACAGCCAGACCTTATGATAACCTCCCTTGGCCCGTGGAAGTCATCGTCGGACCTTTTCCCTATTGACCCTTTGAGTAAGCTTGTTTATGATGGAATCCTTGAGAAGTCCTGCAACGCCATGGCAGCAAGTTTGACCGGTATCTCTGCTTCAGCACCAAACTTTCCCCCGGGCAGACTGCTGGAAGAAGTGGAGCCACCAAGGGCCACGCTACCTTCTCCTGCATCATCTTGTGAGGGGCACAAGGAtaaagaaaagagcaaaaaatCATTAAGGctcaaaaatctgtttaaaaagaaaaatgagtcAAGTCCAGAGAAGCCTCACAGTGGTCTCCAGAAACTCTGA